Proteins found in one Mucilaginibacter gracilis genomic segment:
- a CDS encoding alpha/beta hydrolase-fold protein produces MKNLLKIHPGLFAVILFMSSAVPLSAQNIVKHAQPGFDVPRLEIAHGRIDSVSYPSTTVGTTRKALVYTPPGYSKDRKYPVLYLLHGIGGDEKEWLNGGKPQVILDNLYAQAKLAPMIVVLPNGRAMKDDRPTGNIMAADKVQAFATFENDLLNDLIPYIEHQYPVLADREHRALAGLSMGGGQSLNFGLTHLDKFAWVGGFSSAPNTKKPEELLPDPEAAKKQLKLLWISCGASDGLLIYSKRTHEYLAEKGVPHIYYVEPGVHDFKVWKNGLYMFSQLIFKPVDISTFPKYQYSEEGTPASTNIPGQKYPQILPDNRVLFRIKAPDAQSVKIDLLKKYEMKKDTGGFWTLTTDPVVLGFHYYSLLIDNVAVVDPSSQAFYGMGRMASGIDIPDPDGDYYTAKKVPHGEVRSVQYYSEMTQAWRHANVYTPPGYDVSVAKKYPVLYLQHGSGEDETGWPGQGKMNFILDNLIASKKAVPMIVVMDRGYANSPSGSAGNIFPEVLVKEVVPMIDRDFRTIPDRDHRAMAGLSMGGFQTFQTTMANMDKFAYIGGFSGAAFLQQGVPVTKMFNGIWADASAFNKKAKLVYLSIGTAESERMYTGVKNFHEALESAGIKHVYYESPGTAHEWQSWRRSLNQFASLLFKN; encoded by the coding sequence ATGAAAAATTTATTAAAAATTCATCCGGGGCTTTTTGCAGTCATCCTGTTTATGTCATCGGCTGTTCCATTATCGGCGCAAAATATAGTTAAGCACGCACAGCCTGGGTTTGATGTGCCGCGGCTGGAGATAGCGCACGGCAGGATCGACTCGGTCAGTTATCCGTCAACTACGGTTGGCACAACCCGGAAAGCACTGGTATATACTCCACCCGGGTACTCAAAAGACCGGAAATACCCTGTGCTTTATCTTTTACACGGAATAGGCGGAGACGAAAAGGAATGGCTGAACGGCGGAAAGCCACAGGTTATTTTGGATAATTTATACGCGCAGGCCAAGCTGGCCCCGATGATTGTTGTGCTGCCGAACGGGCGAGCAATGAAAGATGACCGGCCGACAGGCAACATTATGGCGGCTGATAAAGTGCAGGCCTTTGCCACCTTTGAAAACGACCTCCTTAATGACCTGATTCCTTATATCGAGCATCAATACCCCGTTTTAGCTGACAGGGAGCACCGGGCTTTAGCCGGCCTATCTATGGGAGGGGGGCAATCTTTGAACTTCGGCCTCACTCACCTGGACAAATTTGCCTGGGTTGGGGGCTTTTCTTCCGCGCCAAATACAAAAAAGCCCGAGGAGCTTTTACCAGACCCTGAGGCAGCTAAAAAGCAATTGAAATTGCTTTGGATCTCCTGCGGTGCCAGCGATGGGTTATTGATATACAGTAAACGTACCCATGAATACCTGGCCGAGAAAGGGGTTCCGCATATTTACTATGTTGAGCCCGGCGTGCACGACTTTAAAGTATGGAAAAATGGTTTATATATGTTTTCGCAACTGATATTCAAGCCTGTTGATATCTCAACTTTTCCAAAGTATCAGTACAGCGAGGAAGGCACACCTGCGTCAACCAATATTCCGGGACAAAAATATCCGCAGATATTGCCGGATAACCGGGTGCTTTTCCGGATAAAAGCGCCGGACGCCCAAAGTGTAAAAATTGACCTGTTAAAAAAGTACGAAATGAAAAAGGATACCGGCGGTTTCTGGACGCTCACAACCGATCCTGTGGTACTGGGTTTTCATTATTATTCGCTCCTCATCGATAACGTGGCCGTGGTAGATCCTTCGAGCCAGGCCTTTTACGGGATGGGCCGGATGGCCAGCGGCATCGATATCCCGGATCCTGATGGCGATTATTATACAGCAAAAAAAGTTCCCCATGGCGAGGTAAGGTCTGTTCAGTATTATTCCGAAATGACCCAGGCCTGGAGACACGCCAATGTTTATACACCTCCGGGCTATGATGTTTCTGTTGCCAAAAAATATCCGGTGCTGTACTTGCAGCACGGATCGGGGGAAGACGAAACCGGCTGGCCCGGCCAGGGTAAAATGAATTTTATTCTTGACAACCTCATCGCATCGAAGAAAGCTGTGCCGATGATCGTTGTTATGGACAGGGGATATGCAAATAGCCCATCGGGCAGTGCAGGCAACATTTTCCCCGAAGTTTTGGTTAAAGAAGTGGTGCCTATGATAGACCGTGATTTCAGAACAATACCGGATCGTGATCACAGGGCGATGGCAGGCCTTTCTATGGGCGGATTTCAGACTTTTCAGACTACGATGGCCAATATGGACAAATTTGCTTATATCGGCGGGTTTAGCGGCGCGGCATTTTTGCAACAAGGGGTACCCGTTACTAAAATGTTTAATGGCATTTGGGCCGACGCGTCGGCTTTTAACAAAAAAGCGAAGCTGGTTTACCTTAGTATTGGTACTGCAGAGTCGGAAAGAATGTACACAGGTGTGAAAAACTTCCATGAAGCACTGGAAAGTGCAGGGATCAAGCATGTTTATTATGAATCACCCGGCACCGCCCATGAATGGCAGTCATGGAGGCGGTCACTGAACCAATTCGCTTCGCTACTCTTTAAGAACTAA
- a CDS encoding sialate O-acetylesterase encodes MKICYKLFLTTCLALLSQTALSQHKNLYIFLCFGQSNMEGNAHFEAQDTTVDQRFRVLQAVDCPALGRVKGNWYTAVPPLCRCSTGLTPADYFGRTLVANLPKNITVAVINVSVAGSKIEVFEQDQYQAYAATAPDWMKKMIAEYNGNPYARLLELAKLAQKSGVIKGVLLHQGESNTNDTLWTKKVKGIYDNLIKDLGLKPKAVPLLAGEVVNADQGGICSSMNKIIATLPQVVPNAYVISSAGCPCSADHLHFTAAGYRELGKRYGIQMLSLLGYQVKDHQ; translated from the coding sequence ATGAAGATTTGCTATAAATTATTCTTAACCACCTGTTTGGCATTATTGAGCCAAACTGCATTGTCACAGCATAAAAACCTTTATATATTTCTTTGCTTCGGGCAATCAAACATGGAGGGTAATGCCCATTTCGAAGCACAGGATACCACTGTTGATCAGCGTTTCCGGGTTTTACAGGCCGTTGATTGCCCTGCGCTTGGTAGGGTAAAAGGTAACTGGTATACCGCTGTCCCGCCCCTGTGCCGCTGTAGTACCGGGCTTACCCCGGCAGATTACTTTGGCCGTACATTGGTGGCTAACCTGCCTAAAAACATCACAGTAGCGGTAATTAATGTTTCTGTGGCCGGTTCTAAGATCGAAGTCTTTGAGCAGGATCAATACCAGGCCTATGCGGCAACAGCCCCCGACTGGATGAAAAAGATGATTGCAGAATATAATGGCAACCCATACGCCCGCTTGTTGGAGTTAGCAAAACTGGCGCAAAAATCGGGTGTAATCAAGGGAGTGTTATTGCACCAGGGAGAATCAAATACAAACGATACACTATGGACAAAAAAGGTAAAAGGAATCTACGATAACCTGATCAAAGACCTCGGTCTGAAACCAAAAGCAGTTCCGTTGCTTGCAGGTGAAGTGGTTAACGCCGACCAGGGAGGGATTTGCTCCAGCATGAACAAGATTATTGCCACACTGCCACAGGTTGTACCTAACGCCTACGTGATCTCGTCGGCTGGTTGTCCCTGTTCGGCAGATCACTTGCATTTCACTGCCGCCGGTTACCGGGAGTTGGGCAAAAGATATGGCATTCAAATGCTCTCCCTGCTAGGTTATCAAGTTAAGGATCATCAATAA
- a CDS encoding glycoside hydrolase family 31 protein — MKLSKLIFSWTGLLFFGTASLYAQNYQRTKLGVKASTVTVDVELQFYSPEIVRVIKTPKGGTWNKTSLSVVKTPELTALSIKQHDGLLELNSAKLKVTLNLKTGRLMFAGASGRPLLNEQENATTFLPFNDAGSSTYTVSQTFELEKDEPIYGLGQHQRGNLSQRNQHYNLVQGNTDDVVPFIQSVKGYGIFWDNYSPTEFNDDQSGTRFRSDVGDGVDYYLMSGENADGVIACMRDLTGQAPMFPLWTFGYWQSKERYKSQDELVGVVKKYRDLQVPLDGIIQDWQYWGSNYLWNAMDFLNADFSNPQKMINDVHGMNAHMIISIWSSFGPQTKPYKELNNKNMLFDFATWPESGSDKWPPNMDYPSGVRVYDAYNPEARDIYWKYANKGLFSLGIDGWWMDSTEPDHLSFKPTDFDNKTFLGSFRKVRNAYPLMTVGGVSQHQRNTGSDKRVFILTRSAFAGQQRYGANTWSGDITSSWQTLKQQIPTGLNFSLSGIPYWNSDIGGFFLSKFRRKLADPEYRELYTRWIEFGAFCPMMRSHGADAPREIYQFGSKGEKVYDAIEKFINIRYRFLPYIYAASREVTAHQSSLMRALMMDFPEDRNAWDVNNEFMFGKSILVNPVTSPMYVKAGNVVGRDTIKLEDFGTVKGQVTYLPKGSDWYDFWTGEKMTGGQSVSRATPIDIIPLYVKAGAILPLGPRVQFANEKRWDNLDIALYPGADGDFTLYEDENDNYNYEKGKYSEIEFHWDNRSRTLKISDQKGSFDGMIKDRRFNIILTPKGGLSDSSVQIKSIDYKGHSLNIKL; from the coding sequence ATGAAATTATCAAAACTTATCTTTTCATGGACCGGGCTGCTATTCTTCGGAACAGCCTCCCTATATGCCCAAAATTACCAGCGCACCAAGCTTGGGGTTAAAGCCAGCACTGTAACGGTAGATGTGGAGCTCCAGTTTTATAGCCCGGAAATTGTACGGGTTATTAAAACACCGAAAGGCGGTACCTGGAATAAAACAAGCCTTTCGGTAGTTAAAACACCCGAGCTAACGGCGCTTAGCATAAAGCAACATGACGGTTTGCTTGAATTGAACAGTGCAAAACTCAAAGTAACCCTAAATTTGAAAACAGGCAGGCTGATGTTTGCCGGGGCTTCAGGAAGGCCGCTATTGAACGAACAAGAAAATGCAACCACATTTTTGCCGTTCAATGATGCCGGTAGCAGTACTTATACCGTATCACAAACTTTTGAGCTGGAGAAAGATGAACCCATCTATGGCCTGGGGCAGCACCAACGTGGCAACCTGAGCCAACGGAACCAGCATTATAACCTGGTACAAGGCAATACAGACGATGTGGTGCCATTTATCCAATCCGTCAAGGGGTATGGTATTTTCTGGGATAATTACTCGCCTACGGAGTTTAACGATGACCAGAGTGGAACCCGTTTCCGGTCGGACGTTGGGGATGGGGTTGACTATTACCTGATGAGTGGCGAAAATGCCGATGGCGTGATAGCCTGCATGCGCGACCTGACAGGGCAGGCACCAATGTTTCCGCTGTGGACTTTTGGTTACTGGCAAAGCAAGGAGCGGTATAAAAGCCAGGACGAGCTGGTAGGCGTAGTGAAGAAATACCGGGATCTGCAGGTGCCACTGGATGGGATAATCCAGGATTGGCAGTACTGGGGCAGTAACTATTTGTGGAACGCCATGGATTTCCTGAACGCCGATTTTTCCAACCCGCAAAAGATGATTAACGATGTACATGGCATGAACGCCCATATGATCATTTCCATCTGGTCTTCCTTCGGCCCTCAAACTAAGCCTTATAAAGAACTCAATAACAAGAATATGTTGTTTGACTTCGCTACCTGGCCCGAATCAGGCAGTGATAAATGGCCACCGAATATGGATTACCCGTCGGGCGTAAGGGTATACGATGCTTACAACCCAGAAGCCAGGGATATTTACTGGAAATACGCTAACAAAGGTTTGTTCTCGTTAGGCATCGATGGCTGGTGGATGGATTCGACGGAACCTGATCACCTCAGTTTCAAACCGACCGACTTTGACAATAAAACATTCCTCGGATCATTTCGCAAGGTACGGAATGCGTATCCGCTGATGACTGTAGGTGGCGTTTCCCAACATCAGCGTAACACCGGTTCGGATAAGCGCGTATTTATCCTTACGCGTTCAGCATTTGCCGGGCAGCAGCGTTACGGGGCCAATACCTGGTCGGGTGATATCACCTCATCATGGCAAACGCTCAAACAGCAGATACCAACCGGGCTTAATTTTTCTTTAAGCGGTATTCCCTACTGGAACAGCGATATAGGCGGTTTCTTTTTGTCAAAGTTCAGAAGGAAACTGGCCGACCCTGAATACCGGGAGTTATATACCCGGTGGATAGAATTCGGTGCTTTTTGCCCCATGATGCGCTCACACGGTGCGGATGCGCCAAGGGAGATCTACCAGTTTGGCAGCAAAGGCGAAAAGGTTTATGATGCTATCGAAAAATTCATCAACATCCGCTACCGTTTTTTACCTTATATCTACGCTGCCTCCAGGGAGGTGACGGCCCATCAATCAAGTTTGATGCGTGCGCTAATGATGGATTTTCCTGAAGACAGAAATGCCTGGGACGTCAATAACGAGTTCATGTTTGGCAAATCGATTTTGGTGAACCCCGTAACCAGCCCCATGTACGTTAAAGCGGGTAATGTTGTAGGCCGGGATACCATAAAGTTGGAAGATTTTGGTACGGTAAAAGGCCAGGTTACCTACCTGCCCAAGGGTTCGGATTGGTACGACTTTTGGACCGGTGAAAAAATGACCGGGGGGCAAAGCGTAAGCAGGGCTACACCGATAGATATTATACCACTTTATGTCAAGGCTGGTGCTATTTTACCCTTGGGGCCTCGTGTTCAATTCGCCAACGAAAAAAGATGGGATAATCTTGATATAGCTTTATACCCGGGAGCCGATGGGGATTTTACCCTTTATGAAGACGAAAACGATAACTATAATTATGAAAAGGGAAAGTATAGCGAGATTGAGTTTCACTGGGATAACCGGAGCCGGACGTTAAAAATATCGGACCAAAAAGGTTCTTTCGACGGGATGATTAAGGATCGCAGGTTCAATATCATACTTACGCCAAAGGGAGGTCTGTCTGATAGCTCAGTTCAAATTAAATCAATCGACTATAAGGGTCACAGCTTAAACATCAAATTATAA
- a CDS encoding glycoside hydrolase family 43 protein: MKIKFFSIAFMLLSVICNAQNPIIQTKFTADPAPMVYHDTVFLYTSHDEDDAKGFKMLNWLLYTSTDMVNWTDRGSVASLKTFDYTAENGAWAPQCIPRNGKFYLYVPVARKGTSMGIGVAVSDSPYGPFKDAIGKPLIAGNSNGDFDPTVYIDDDGQAYLYWGNPNCYYVKLNPDMVSYSGDIVKIDSKPANYQEGPWFYKRNSHYYLAYASTCCPEGIGYAMSDHPTGPWVYKGMIMDGAPISSGNHPGIIDYKGNSYVFGFNYALNWKITNIHHERRSICVEKLTYNADGSIQKLPFWSTEGTEQIGKINPYQRVEAETIALSSGVQTAGDSQSGVYVTGIDNTDYIKVRGADFGSGAKSFTAAVASSTKGGYIEIHLDSPTGKLAGTCIVKNTGGDKNWANVSCDIKDTKGVHDIYLVFRGGEWHLFNFDWWKFTAK; the protein is encoded by the coding sequence ATGAAGATCAAATTTTTTTCTATTGCCTTTATGTTGCTATCGGTTATTTGTAACGCGCAAAACCCGATTATACAAACCAAATTTACTGCCGACCCTGCTCCGATGGTTTATCACGACACCGTCTTTCTTTACACCAGCCACGATGAGGATGATGCCAAGGGCTTCAAGATGCTTAATTGGCTGCTGTACACATCAACCGATATGGTTAACTGGACAGACCGTGGTTCGGTTGCTTCGCTTAAAACCTTTGACTACACGGCCGAGAACGGTGCCTGGGCACCACAGTGCATCCCGAGAAACGGTAAGTTTTATTTATACGTGCCTGTAGCCCGCAAGGGCACTTCAATGGGCATTGGCGTAGCGGTTTCGGATAGCCCATATGGCCCTTTTAAGGATGCTATCGGCAAGCCGCTAATCGCGGGCAACAGCAATGGGGACTTTGATCCCACAGTATACATTGATGATGATGGACAGGCCTACCTGTATTGGGGAAATCCGAATTGTTACTATGTGAAACTCAACCCTGATATGGTATCCTATTCTGGAGACATCGTTAAAATTGATTCTAAACCCGCCAATTATCAGGAAGGTCCCTGGTTCTATAAAAGAAACAGCCATTATTACCTGGCTTATGCATCCACCTGCTGTCCGGAAGGGATTGGTTATGCTATGAGTGATCACCCGACTGGGCCTTGGGTTTACAAGGGTATGATTATGGACGGAGCCCCTATTTCTTCCGGAAATCATCCAGGAATAATTGATTATAAGGGCAATTCTTATGTTTTCGGGTTTAACTATGCGCTGAATTGGAAGATTACCAACATACACCATGAAAGAAGATCGATTTGTGTAGAAAAATTAACCTATAATGCAGATGGTTCCATCCAAAAACTTCCGTTTTGGTCTACGGAGGGAACAGAGCAGATCGGCAAAATAAACCCCTATCAGCGTGTGGAAGCTGAGACGATTGCTCTCTCATCGGGCGTTCAAACCGCGGGAGACAGCCAAAGCGGGGTTTACGTTACCGGTATTGATAATACCGATTATATCAAGGTCAGAGGAGCTGATTTCGGGTCAGGCGCAAAGTCGTTCACTGCGGCTGTCGCTTCATCTACGAAGGGTGGCTATATCGAGATCCATCTGGATAGCCCTACGGGTAAACTGGCCGGAACCTGCATAGTTAAAAATACCGGCGGCGATAAAAATTGGGCTAATGTTTCCTGTGATATTAAGGACACTAAGGGGGTACATGATATTTACCTGGTGTTTCGGGGCGGAGAGTGGCACCTGTTCAATTTCGATTGGTGGAAATTTACCGCGAAGTAA
- a CDS encoding glycoside hydrolase family 31 protein translates to MKRYSATNSNKAINGLVCCFLILLLASPLTGYGAGDSLGYGFNKQPNGVLLRSGTRKLSIVFSNDAVVRVRYVPEGEFKDNGTDVCLPQSFGTVPFVTSQIGSSVILQSALLKVVVSTSTGAIRYYDRYGHLLLAENPTLPRIMDKVALSHNIFNDAASQTVKTANGDQLSANITSKQVVGTAWKARQQFVWQPGEALYGLGSHQEDHMNLRGTYQYLYEHNLKKSMPVLMSAKGYGLLFDAGSAMVFHDDSAGSFMEMLAVNQVDYYFMYGPEFDQVIHQFRRLTGKVELPPRYVFGYTQSKERYTNPHDIDSVVNRFRVSKIPLDIIVQDWLYWKDGLWGYKKFDELKYPDPKRMIDTVHARNAHFMLSIWPQLAANEDKEMSDKGLVLGRRIYDAYSPAGRKMYWDNYVYPNLFTKGVDAWWCDSSEPVEADWNRGANNIANDPGVRFEKNVKVMADLLGEQRVNTFSLHHSMGVYENQRKVDSLKRVFILTRASFPGQQRYGTMVWNGDTKATWADFKSWIPGGLNYMVTGSPYWTIDAGAFFVRPHVEWFGKGEFPKGTADRGYKEFYVRNLQYSAWLPLFRSHGTDFAREPWKFGSAGDPYYDAILKQIDLRYRMLPYIYALAAQVNRQDYTMTRSLLFDFRNDSKVYDIKDQFMFGSAFLVCPVTSPMYYAPGDSVLTGVSKSREVYLPAGTSWFDFWTGKKYQGGRSVISDSPIDHIPVFVKAGSVVPMGPPMQYTDEKPDAAWEIRIYPGANGKFMVYEDEGDNYHYMQGKFSTYELSWNDMLKELTIAPRIGSYKGMKKDRVFNIVVVNTGTGVDLAETKGKIITYHGVKSTIKL, encoded by the coding sequence ATGAAACGTTATTCCGCGACGAACAGCAACAAAGCAATAAATGGTTTAGTTTGTTGTTTCCTTATCCTTTTGTTAGCATCGCCCCTGACTGGCTATGGGGCCGGCGATTCGTTGGGATATGGGTTTAACAAGCAACCGAACGGGGTTTTGCTGCGTTCGGGAACCCGTAAATTAAGTATCGTGTTCAGTAACGATGCAGTTGTAAGGGTGCGTTATGTCCCCGAAGGAGAGTTTAAAGACAACGGAACAGATGTGTGCCTGCCTCAGTCATTCGGAACAGTGCCTTTCGTCACCAGTCAGATTGGTAGCTCCGTGATTTTGCAGTCGGCCCTTCTTAAAGTTGTAGTCTCCACGAGCACGGGCGCCATCAGGTATTATGACAGGTACGGCCATCTGTTGTTGGCCGAAAACCCTACATTACCTAGGATTATGGACAAGGTAGCGCTGAGCCATAATATATTTAATGATGCGGCCAGTCAAACCGTAAAAACCGCTAACGGGGACCAGCTTTCTGCAAACATCACTTCTAAACAAGTGGTAGGGACGGCCTGGAAAGCCAGGCAGCAATTTGTTTGGCAACCCGGGGAGGCCCTCTACGGGCTGGGGTCGCACCAGGAAGACCATATGAACCTGCGCGGCACCTATCAATACCTGTATGAACATAACTTGAAAAAGAGTATGCCCGTCCTGATGTCGGCAAAAGGCTATGGCCTTTTATTCGATGCCGGTTCCGCAATGGTTTTTCATGATGACAGCGCAGGAAGTTTTATGGAGATGCTTGCTGTAAACCAAGTCGACTATTATTTCATGTATGGACCTGAGTTTGACCAGGTCATCCATCAGTTCAGAAGGTTGACCGGCAAGGTTGAGCTGCCGCCAAGATACGTCTTCGGTTATACGCAATCCAAAGAACGCTATACCAATCCTCATGATATTGACAGTGTTGTGAACCGGTTCCGGGTAAGCAAAATACCCCTCGATATTATTGTTCAGGATTGGTTATACTGGAAAGACGGCTTATGGGGTTATAAGAAATTCGACGAGTTAAAATACCCGGATCCCAAAAGAATGATAGACACGGTACATGCCCGCAACGCGCATTTTATGCTATCCATATGGCCGCAATTAGCCGCTAACGAAGACAAGGAAATGAGTGACAAAGGCCTGGTGTTGGGGCGCCGTATTTACGATGCCTACAGCCCGGCAGGCCGAAAGATGTATTGGGATAACTATGTTTACCCTAATTTGTTTACCAAGGGTGTCGACGCCTGGTGGTGCGACTCTTCCGAACCGGTAGAAGCCGATTGGAACAGGGGAGCGAACAATATCGCTAATGATCCTGGTGTGCGTTTTGAAAAGAATGTTAAAGTAATGGCCGACCTGCTCGGCGAGCAGCGCGTCAATACATTTTCGCTTCACCATAGCATGGGCGTTTATGAAAACCAACGCAAAGTAGATAGTTTGAAGCGCGTTTTTATTTTAACCAGGGCCTCCTTTCCGGGCCAGCAGCGCTACGGAACGATGGTATGGAACGGTGATACCAAGGCAACATGGGCTGATTTTAAAAGCTGGATTCCAGGCGGACTTAATTATATGGTGACAGGCTCGCCCTATTGGACGATAGACGCCGGGGCATTTTTCGTCCGGCCGCATGTAGAATGGTTTGGTAAAGGCGAATTTCCGAAAGGTACGGCAGATCGCGGTTATAAAGAGTTCTATGTCCGCAATTTACAATACAGTGCCTGGCTGCCACTGTTCAGGAGCCATGGCACCGACTTTGCCCGGGAACCCTGGAAGTTTGGCTCAGCCGGAGATCCCTATTATGATGCGATCCTGAAGCAGATCGATCTGCGTTACCGGATGCTGCCATACATTTATGCACTGGCCGCGCAGGTTAACCGCCAGGATTATACCATGACGCGCTCCCTGTTGTTTGACTTTAGGAATGATTCTAAGGTTTATGATATTAAAGACCAGTTTATGTTCGGTAGCGCGTTCCTGGTGTGCCCTGTAACCTCGCCGATGTATTATGCGCCAGGAGACAGTGTGCTGACTGGGGTCAGCAAATCCAGGGAAGTGTATCTACCTGCCGGAACGTCTTGGTTCGACTTCTGGACAGGGAAAAAATATCAGGGCGGCAGATCGGTCATTTCGGACTCACCGATCGATCACATCCCGGTTTTTGTTAAAGCCGGGTCTGTTGTGCCCATGGGGCCGCCCATGCAGTATACTGATGAAAAGCCGGATGCTGCCTGGGAGATACGCATTTATCCCGGCGCAAATGGCAAGTTTATGGTTTACGAGGATGAGGGCGACAATTACCATTATATGCAGGGTAAATTTTCGACCTACGAACTCAGTTGGAATGACATGTTAAAAGAGTTAACGATAGCTCCCAGGATAGGTAGCTATAAAGGAATGAAAAAAGACCGTGTTTTCAATATCGTGGTTGTTAACACAGGTACAGGGGTTGATTTGGCCGAGACTAAAGGAAAGATCATAACCTATCACGGTGTGAAATCGACTATCAAATTATAA